In Aegilops tauschii subsp. strangulata cultivar AL8/78 chromosome 3, Aet v6.0, whole genome shotgun sequence, one genomic interval encodes:
- the LOC141042809 gene encoding uncharacterized protein — translation MDDFLNTTEYHPIVADGNTKLDVWYTNEPGKVEEIIALYEDWLREEKHKFVGLGMEFTRKDCYGRRKVAVMQLAMRNHVLVYHFPRARTECPALKDFLENRGITFSSVGVRNIRDALFQDFIRIPEGYHIDIQEKFMIKGGEERDSMEDLAGAIIDESYSKLESSFPELLRHYWDWKPLTFDHLKYGATEGYVSYELYRRFLSMRDILHRRCLPDLRWRGRF, via the exons ATGGACGACTTTTTGAACACCACcgagtaccatcctatagttgccgatggtaacacgaagctcgacgtgTGGTACACCAACGAGCCTGGCAAGGTGGAGGAGATCATTGCCTTGTACGAGGACTGGTTGCGTGAGGAGAAGCACAAGTTTGTTGGTCTCGGCATGGAGTTCACGCGAAAGGATTGTTACGGGCGTAGAAAAGTCGCCGTCATGCAACTGGCTATGCGGAATCATGTTTTGGTCTATCACTTCCCCAGGGCCAGGACGGAGTGCCCTGCCCTAAAGGATTTCCTTGAGAATAGAGGTATAACTTTCTCTAGTGTGGGCGTCAGGAATATTAGAGATGCTCTTTTTCAAGATTTCATCAGAATTCCAGAAGGGTACCACATCGACATCCAAGAGAAGTTTATGATCAAAGGCGGCGAAGAAAGGGACTCCATGGAGGACTTAGCAGGAGCCATCATTGACGAATCTTATTCGAAGCTGGAGTCATCTTTTCCAGAACTTCTTCGTCACTACTGGGATTGGAAGCCACTTACCTTTGATCACCTGAAATATGGAGCTACT GAAGGGTATGTGAGCTATGAGCTATACCGCCGGTTTCTGTCGATGAGGGACATCCTGCATCGTCGCTGTCTTCCTGATCTCAGATGGCGAGGACGTTTCTGA
- the LOC141042808 gene encoding uncharacterized protein, producing MDDFRNTTERLFIDADGNTKLEVLYTNEPYKVEEILTLYEEWLREDRYKFVCLDLEYTREDYFDRSRKVAVMQLAMRKHVLVYHLCKARTECAALKDFLRNKGIIFASVDVRNDRDVLANSYLKIPRECHIDLQEELMIKGGNLRDSMADLVGAVINKSYLSMKSSFPQGLHDYWEWKPLSLEHLKYAAIDGYVSYELYRRVLSMKDMMHPRCLPDPRRR from the exons ATGGACGACTTCAGGAACACTACTGAGCGTCTCTTTATAGATGCTGATGGTAATACCAAGCTTGAGGTGTTGTACACCAACGAGCCCTACAAGGTGGAGGAGATTCTTACTCTCTATGAGGAATGGCTGCGTGAGGACAGGTACAAGTTTGTTTGTCTTGATCTGGAGTACACACGAGAGGATTATTTTGATCGTAGTAGAAAAGTCGCCGTTATGCAACTGGCGATGCGCAAGCATGTTCTTGTCTATCACTTGTGCAAGGCCAGGACGGAGTGCGCTGCTCTGAAGGATTTCCTTCGGAACAAAGGTATAATTTTCGCTAGTGTCGACGTCAGGAATGATAGGGATGTTCTCGCAAACAGTTACCTCAAAATCCCAAGAGAGTGTCACATCGACCTTCAAGAGGAGCTCATGATCAAAGGAGGCAATCTAAGGGATTCCATGGCAGATTTGGTAGGAGCCGTCATAAACAAATCTTACTTGAGTATGAAGTCATCTTTTCCACAAGGTCTGCATGACTACTGGGAATGGAAGCCGCTTTCCCTTGAACACCTGAAATATGCGGCAATT GATGGGTATGTCAGCTACGAGCTCTACCGCCGAGTTCTGTCTATGAAGGACATGATGCATCCTCGTTGTCTTCCCGACCCCAGACGCCGTTGA